A window from Nitrosopumilus sp. encodes these proteins:
- a CDS encoding YIP1 family protein, protein MSFSFDLNVFLQVITAPNSAFAQIRDNEERYFASSIGVFLIASVIGLLVIAPFVMMPLDDAYYETFEENDIDVDIPTSGSDIVLFVGISIITGIISNVLFYFIGKKLGGNTNWKKVFSVMFYAYVPVIPMMIVISVLVFLMWGSLVAIEPSYLMSSDASDDEILSLVMPVLGYASLLVLVAIVFVVWIFIVSIKGLKIVSGFSTAKAFGLVILVMIISSLVTAPLGM, encoded by the coding sequence TTGTCGTTTTCTTTTGATCTAAATGTATTCTTACAAGTAATCACTGCACCAAACTCTGCGTTTGCACAAATCAGAGACAATGAGGAGAGATACTTTGCATCTTCAATCGGGGTTTTTCTTATCGCATCAGTAATTGGCCTACTTGTGATTGCACCATTTGTTATGATGCCACTTGATGATGCATACTATGAAACCTTTGAGGAAAACGACATCGATGTTGATATTCCTACAAGCGGCTCAGACATTGTACTATTTGTGGGAATTAGCATAATAACTGGAATTATCTCAAATGTGTTGTTTTATTTCATTGGAAAAAAACTAGGTGGTAACACAAACTGGAAGAAGGTATTTTCTGTGATGTTTTATGCCTATGTTCCAGTCATTCCGATGATGATTGTGATATCAGTATTGGTGTTTCTCATGTGGGGCTCCCTTGTTGCAATAGAGCCTTCATATCTAATGTCATCTGATGCCAGTGACGATGAGATACTCTCCTTGGTTATGCCTGTATTAGGATATGCTAGTTTGTTGGTACTTGTTGCAATTGTGTTTGTTGTGTGGATTTTTATCGTCTCAATCAAGGGACTCAAGATAGTAAGTGGGTTTAGTACTGCAAAGGCATTTGGTCTTGTAATTTTGGTCATGATAATATCTTCACTAGTAACTGCTCCGCTTGGCATGTGA